The following coding sequences are from one Ruminococcus flavefaciens AE3010 window:
- a CDS encoding EAL domain-containing protein, translating into MIYLGYTIYVLLRNAAFIQKQKILYLFSGFGFVITGIVIQILFRQLQIQLFTEAVMLSLMTIVFENASLEVDNDLNIYKRKVFLEFYKTACDMKSKMTLIAVSLVNTEQLLSTLSSEEKTVAFRTVCEKISKMVGQNNVYAYTTEKYAIMLDRNKIENYNIAENDYLIALEAMFNQSWTIGNKKIYLNALVTVLHLPEDTENVTLDSAFHRGRDLNFIDSNMILRNNKDVDIIRKRTRMLNAVRRACENRSFLVYYQPIWSVDSQSFVSAEALVRMDDDELGFIPPDEFISAAEEYGLISNLGEIVLEKVCEFYANHHPEQYGIEWIELNVSPYQLGDANIVQKFAGLLHKYNVPVSFINLELTETVDVFRNSIFNDTLKQLKDFGFTFSMDDYGTGYSNLANLMSNNYKTVKIDKSLLWKATDKAGMDFLMITVNQLKSIKLQVLQEGVETKEQLDIITSFGGNLIQGYYFSKPLSDIEFIAYCKRFVG; encoded by the coding sequence ATGATCTATCTCGGATATACGATCTATGTACTTCTCAGGAATGCTGCGTTCATACAAAAGCAAAAGATCCTTTATCTGTTCTCAGGATTTGGGTTCGTTATTACAGGCATAGTCATACAGATACTGTTCCGCCAGTTGCAGATACAGCTTTTTACAGAAGCAGTCATGCTCTCATTGATGACGATAGTATTTGAAAATGCCAGCTTAGAAGTCGATAATGACCTGAATATATATAAACGTAAAGTGTTCCTTGAATTTTATAAAACGGCCTGCGATATGAAGAGTAAAATGACACTTATCGCAGTTTCACTTGTAAATACAGAACAGCTACTCAGCACTCTTTCTTCCGAAGAAAAGACTGTCGCATTCCGCACTGTCTGCGAAAAGATTTCAAAAATGGTTGGACAAAACAATGTTTATGCCTATACTACGGAAAAATATGCGATCATGCTGGACAGGAACAAAATAGAAAACTATAATATTGCCGAAAACGATTACCTTATAGCACTGGAAGCAATGTTTAATCAGAGTTGGACGATTGGGAATAAGAAAATCTATTTAAATGCACTTGTGACTGTGCTCCATCTCCCTGAAGATACGGAGAATGTTACTCTTGATTCCGCATTTCACAGAGGCAGAGATCTTAACTTTATCGATTCAAATATGATCCTGCGCAATAACAAGGATGTAGATATTATCCGCAAGCGCACAAGAATGCTCAACGCTGTACGTCGAGCCTGTGAAAACAGGTCATTCCTTGTGTACTATCAGCCGATATGGTCAGTAGATTCACAGTCGTTTGTTTCTGCTGAGGCACTTGTCAGAATGGATGATGACGAGCTTGGATTTATCCCTCCAGATGAGTTTATCAGCGCAGCAGAAGAATATGGTCTGATTTCAAATCTTGGCGAGATCGTACTTGAAAAGGTCTGTGAGTTCTATGCAAACCATCACCCCGAACAGTATGGCATCGAGTGGATTGAACTGAATGTTTCGCCTTATCAGCTCGGAGATGCGAATATTGTACAGAAATTTGCCGGATTACTACATAAATATAATGTCCCTGTCTCTTTCATCAATCTGGAGCTGACAGAAACAGTGGATGTATTCCGTAATAGCATATTTAATGATACGCTGAAACAGCTGAAAGATTTTGGCTTTACATTTTCCATGGATGATTATGGTACTGGTTATTCTAATTTAGCTAACCTTATGTCCAATAACTACAAGACTGTGAAGATAGACAAGTCATTGCTCTGGAAGGCAACTGACAAGGCTGGCATGGATTTTCTGATGATCACGGTCAATCAGCTCAAATCCATTAAGCTCCAAGTGCTTCAGGAGGGCGTTGAGACTAAGGAACAACTGGATATTATTACGTCCTTCGGCGGTAATCTGATACAAGGCTACTACTTCTCAAAGCCGCTCTCTGACATTGAGTTTATTGCCTATTGTAAGAGATTTGTAGGATGA
- a CDS encoding helix-turn-helix domain-containing protein, producing MPIIDVKATGNNIKNIIKSKGFKISDVQARCGFNTPQAIFKWMRGDAVPTIDNLIILADMFDIPIDKIIIVTRI from the coding sequence ATGCCTATAATCGATGTGAAAGCAACAGGTAATAACATAAAGAATATCATCAAATCCAAAGGCTTCAAGATATCCGATGTACAGGCAAGATGCGGTTTCAATACTCCGCAGGCTATATTCAAGTGGATGCGCGGTGACGCTGTGCCTACTATCGACAATCTGATAATACTGGCAGATATGTTTGATATTCCGATAGATAAAATAATAATCGTCACTCGAATATGA